The DNA sequence TCATGCGCCTAGTCGCCGGGGCCGTCAAGCCCGACTCGGGTGCCGTGATCGTGGCCCCCGGCACGACGGTGGCGCTGTTGCAGCAGGACGTGCCCGACGACATGTCTGGCACCGTCCACGACATCGTCGCCGCCGGG is a window from the Planctomycetota bacterium genome containing:
- a CDS encoding ABC-F family ATP-binding cassette domain-containing protein, whose translation is MPLITLRDLSIRFHGLPLLDDVTCHVERGQRVGLLGRNGAGKTTLMRLVAGAVKPDSGAVIVAPGTTVALLQQDVPDDMSGTVHDIVAAG